Proteins encoded within one genomic window of Trichoderma asperellum chromosome 2, complete sequence:
- a CDS encoding uncharacterized protein (EggNog:ENOG41) has product MRSHISYLSRFVKSRQIQSHFTHIRHIMRLPYVADPPPVQTAEDAAIVQRIRERRAPRPLQALDLTLLHSPPVADGWNSFLGAVRTKTSLADDVRELAISRVAVCNKAWYEWGHHAPLAIKGGVSVDAMEVVKKDVLGERPEGLLSEKQWAVLVYTDEMTRNVQVKDETFAALKRHFNDQEVVEITATVAAYNCVSRFLVALDVGEKNGTVPGPVSELPSH; this is encoded by the exons ATGAGAAGCCACATCTCATATTTGAGTCGTTTTGTTAAATCTAGACAAATTCAAAGCCACTTCACACACATCAGACACATCATGCGTCTCCCATACGTCGCCGACCCTCCCCCAGTCCAAACCGCTGAAGATGCCGCCATCGTGCAGCGCATCCGCGAGCGCCGCGCTCCACGGCCTCTGCAGGCACTGGATTTGACGCTCCTTCACTCTCCCCCCGTAGCAGACGGCTGGAACTCATTCCTCGGAGCCGTGCGTACCAAGACTTCTCTCGCCGACGATGTGCGCGAGCTGGCCATCTCACGCGTCGCTGTATGCAACAAGGCGTGGTATGAATGGGGACATCACGCGCCACTGGCCATCAAGGGCGGCGTGAGCGTGGATGCCATGGAGGTCGTGAAGAAGGATGTTCTAGGAGAAAGGCCGGAGGGGCTATTGAGTGAGAAGCAATGGGCTGTGCTGGTGTATACGGATGAGATGACGAGAAACGTGCAAGTCAAAGATGAGACCTTTGCGGCGTTGAAGAGGCATTTTAATGATCAAGAGGTTGTGGAGATTACGGCAACG GTCGCTGCCTACAACTGTGTGAGCAGATTTTTGGTCGCCTTGGATG TTGGTGAAAAGAACGGCACTGTCCCCGGCCCTGTTTCTGAGTTGCCTTCCCATTGA